ACGCCCGGTCGTAGTTCCCCTTGCGGTATTCGAGCTCGCCGTCGAGCATGGCCTCCCCGATGCGGAGCATGTCGCGCACCGTGTTGCTGAGGAAGATCGCGTCCTCGGGGATCGCAGCCGCGGCCCCGTCGAACGTTTCACGGGCAGCTTCGGCTTCTTCGATCTGACCGAGGGCCGCGTGCGCCACGCCTTGTCCGTAGGCGTGCATGGCGGTTTCGATCGGTCGCAGTGTGCGCTCATCAAGTTCCGGTGATGCGATCAGTTCGTGCCAGCGGCCGAAGCGAACCAGGACATGCGTGGTCATGGCGGAATAACCATCGAGGATGGAGGCCATGAAGGGCGCGCTTCGGGCGATCAATTCGGGCGTGGCCATCGCGCGGATCCGGCCGGCGGCATGGGTGGCCGTGCCGTACTGCCCCAGAAACATGGCCACGTACATGTAGAGATGGAGATCGTGACACCGCATGGTGGTGTAGAAGTTCTGATCACCGGCATAGGCGAGGTACTTGTCGTCGGCGGCGACCGCACGTTCGCTCTGGACCACTGACTGCGCCCAGTCGCCGCAAAGGACGTAGATGTGCGCCGACATGTGCTCCAGGTGGCCGGCGTCCGGCAGCAGCCCGCGCAACAGGTCGGCCGCGTTGAGCCCTTGCTCCGGCATGGGCGACATTTCCAGCATATGGATGTACAGGTGGCAGATCCCCGGATGGATGGGCCCGTCACGCGCGATCCGCTCCATCCAGGATTCCATCACCGGCAACACCTCGGCCGTGTGGCCGCGCGGGTTGGGCTGCCCGGTGCGTAGATCCCAGAGCTGCCGGGGCGTGCAGTTCAGCGCCGCGTCGAAATAGAAGGCGGCGATGTCGGGATCATCCTCATGCGCCATGCGGGCGTCGCGCATCGCGTCGGCGAAATCCCGGTGCCAGGCGTCCAGCACCCCGGTGTCGCGCTCGTCGCCATTCCGGTACCGCTTCGCCAGCGCGTTGATTAAAGCCTGCTCGGACGGTGTCCCATCGCATGCGAGCGAGACCGCGGTCGTCACCGCATCGTGGCAGACCGGCAGGACCTGGGCGATCTCGGCTTCGGTGAATCGGATCCAGGCCCGGTTGTAGTGGGGCCCGTTCGCATAGGCGATCCCCCACCAGGCCATCGCGCAGGTGGGATCCGCCTCGGCCGCGCGCCTGAAGCAGTCCACCGCTTCTTCGTGATTGAAGCCGTAGGTCCAGTTCAACCCGCGGTCGAACCAGCACTGGGCGGCATCCGAATCCGTCGTGATTTTGCGGGACCAGGTTCCGAGATTGAAAGGATAGCTCATGGTGGGTTGCTCAAGGTTGATTGGCGGACGGGTTACGTGGCATTCGGTCGCCGGCGTTACCCGGGTTCCAGGTAACCCGCGGCCTCGGCGGCCCGCGCCCATTCCAAAGTACGAAGAAACGCCCCGCGTGTCACTAGCTCAAACCCATCGATCAGAAGCGATGACCGGAAAGGGGCGAACCAGGGCCGCGTATGGGCTGTCGCAAAGGCCTCGCGAAGACGATCGACCGTGTGCGAGGGCATCGCCGGGACGGTAACGAATGCCGGCATCGGCACGGTCTCGGTCGATTCGAGTATGCGGACTTTCTCTGTAAGCCCAGGCAGGTACTTCCTGACCAACATGTGCCAATAGGCGTCCAGCGGTCCGACGTCGATGTGCCCGTCCACCACGCTGTCGAGGATCCGCCGTGCCGTGACGAGATGGCCGACGGAGCGGCGGTAGAGGCGCGGGCGATCCTCGCTGCGATAGGACAGCAAATGATAGCGCAGCGCATTGAAGCCCGACTGCGAGTGAGCGACCGTCCATCCCACGGTCCCGCCAAAGGTGTCGGACAGCGTGCGAAAAGGCGCATCGTCGCGCACGATCAGGTCGGTCCGGGAGAGCGCTTTGCCGCCGGCCCAGGACGCGGCGGGGATGGGCGAGGCCAGGGGCACGACGTCGGCAAGGTCGAGCGCGATCGGGTATCCGCACATCTGCACGCACCCGAGGTCGTCGCGGCGCCAGAGGTCCTCAAGCGGCTGTGGT
Above is a genomic segment from Gemmatimonadota bacterium containing:
- a CDS encoding PhnD/SsuA/transferrin family substrate-binding protein translates to MPFVSNARMYAVSPEAETAWKGLIAHVAEDAGTAFDYVAYPAPQPLEDLWRRDDLGCVQMCGYPIALDLADVVPLASPIPAASWAGGKALSRTDLIVRDDAPFRTLSDTFGGTVGWTVAHSQSGFNALRYHLLSYRSEDRPRLYRRSVGHLVTARRILDSVVDGHIDVGPLDAYWHMLVRKYLPGLTEKVRILESTETVPMPAFVTVPAMPSHTVDRLREAFATAHTRPWFAPFRSSLLIDGFELVTRGAFLRTLEWARAAEAAGYLEPG